The Lycium ferocissimum isolate CSIRO_LF1 chromosome 10, AGI_CSIRO_Lferr_CH_V1, whole genome shotgun sequence genome window below encodes:
- the LOC132032778 gene encoding LOW QUALITY PROTEIN: UDP-glycosyltransferase 92A1-like (The sequence of the model RefSeq protein was modified relative to this genomic sequence to represent the inferred CDS: inserted 2 bases in 1 codon): MLQNMKENKDHIVLFPFMAQGHIIPFLALAFKIIQKGYQITFINTPLNIKKLKSSLQKNHSIQFLEIPFNSTEHGLPPDTEITDSLPYNLAFKXLEVSPSLEPNFRKILSDLVDVKIGYFKIPPICVIADFFFGWSAKVTHEFGIFHTIFVGAGGFGLACYYSMWLNLPHRHTDKLEFMLPDFQEAGKFHVTQLSPSLAIADGNDPYSNFQLKNLPTWENSDGVLFNTVEEFETMALMYFRRKLCIPIWAIGPILFQENDRVSTPRKEPGLPLEKCKEWLDRKEKESVLYICFGSQNTISASQMVQLAKALDGLEINFIWVVRPPLGFDVNADFKPEEWLPEGFIQKNQENEQRGLIVLNWAPQVEILVHESTGGFLSNCGWNSVLESLINGVPLIGWPMAADQFFNAKFLEEEVGVCVEMARGTTFDVSYGDIIEKIELVMGTESEKGKRLRGKACEVKEMIKDAARDEDDYKGSSVRAMDEFFNLLMNERTEIGSL; the protein is encoded by the exons ATGCTACAAAACATGAAAGAGAACAAAGATCACATAGTCCTTTTCCCTTTCATGGCACAAGGccacataatccctttcttagCCTTAGCTTTCAAGATTATCCAAAAGGGTTATCAAATCACCTTCATAAACACACCATTAAACATCAAGAAACTCAAATCATCACTCCAAAAAAACCATTCAATTCAGTTTCTTGAAATACCTTTTAACAGTACTGAACATGGTCTTCCACCAGATACTGAAATAACTGATTCTTTACCTTACAATCTTGCTTTCAA ACTTGAAGTTTCTCCTTCACTTGAACCAAACTTTAGAAAAATTCTTAGTGATCTTGTTGATGTAAAGATTGGTTATTTCAAGATACCACCAATTTGTGTTATAGCAGATTTCTTTTTTGGATGGTCAGCTAAGGTAACTCAtgaatttggtatttttcaTACTATTTTTGTTGGTGCTGGtggatttggattagcttgttATTACTCTATGTGGTTAAATTTACCTCATAGACATACAGATAAACTTGAGTTTATGTTGCCTGATTTTCAAGAAGCTGGAAAATTTCATGTTACACAATTGTCACCTAGTTTAGCTATAGCTGATGGAAATGACCCTTATTCAAATTTCCAGCTGAAAAATCTTCCAACTTGGGAAAATTCAGATGGGGTTCTTTTTAATACAGTTGAAGAGTTTGAAACAATGGCGTTGATGTATTTTAGAAGGAAATTATGTATACCAATTTGGGCAATAGGACCAAtactttttcaagaaaatgacaGAGTAAGTACTCCTAGGAAAGAACCAGGACTTCCCTTAGAAAAATGTAAAGAATGGTtagatagaaaagaaaaagaatcagTTCTTTACATATGTTTTGGTTCACAAAACACAATCTCAGCATCCCAAATGGTGCAATTAGCAAAAGCATTGGATGGTCTTGAAATAAATTTCATTTGGGTAGTTAGACCACCTTTAGGATTTGATGTAAATGCTGATTTTAAACCAGAAGAATGGTTACcagaagggtttattcaaaaaaatcaagaaaatgaacAAAGAGGACTAATAGTGTTAAATTGGGCTCCACAAGTTGAAATCTTGGTTCATGAATCAACAGGTGGATTTTTAAGTAATTGTGGTTGGAATTCAGTTCTTGAATCACTAATTAATGGGGTACCATTAATTGGATGGCCAATGGCAGCTGATCAGTTTTTTAATGCTAAGTTCTTGGAAGAAGAAGTTGGTGTTTGTGTGGAAATGGCTAGAGGGACAACATTTGATGTAAGTTATGGGGACATAATTGAAAAGATTGAGTTAGTTATGGGTACTGAAAGTGAAAAGGGGAAAAGATTAAGGGGTAAAGCTTGTGAAGTTAAAGAAATGATTAAAGATGCTGCTAGAGATGAGGATGATTACAAAGGGTCCTCTGTTAGAGCTATGgatgaattttttaatttgCTGATGAATGAAAGGACAGAGATTGGGTCATTATAA
- the LOC132035185 gene encoding transcription factor IIIB 70 kDa subunit-like, which translates to MVYCGFCTESITRPDYVDGRICCPLCGRVLEEDNFSNEPTFVKNAAGQSQVEGKRVKTVQSVDSASRQRTINEAYYGIESIMNALGIGGGDSIANPAKAFYEIALERNFTKGRRKEQVQAACLYIACRESKKPFLLIDFSEHLRINVYVSLLLQAS; encoded by the exons ATGGTATATTGCGGTTTTTGTACAGAGAGCATCACTCGACCCGACTATGTGGATGGCAGAAT ATGTTGCCCCTTATGTGGAAGAGTTCTTGAAGAAGATAATTTTTCAAATGAGCCCACTTTTGTTAAGAATGCTGCTGGGCAG AGCCAAGTGGAAGGAAAGCGTGTGAAGACTGTCCAAAGTGTTGATTCAGCTTCACGGCAAAGAACAATAAATGAAG CATATTATGGTATAGAGAGTATAATGAATGCATTAGGAATTGGCGGTGGCGATTCGATAGCTAATCCAGCTAAGGCCTTCTATGAG ATAGCACTTGAGAGGAATTTCACGAAGGGGCGTAGGAAAGAGCAAGTTCAGGCTGCTTGTCTTTACATTGCATGTAG GGAAAGCAAAAAGCCATTCCTACTCATTGACTTCTCTGAGCACTTGAGGATAAATGTGTATGTGAGCTTACTTCTGCAAGCATCTTAG